GCTGCTCACTCTCCTCTTCCTGGCATTGGCCTTCGATGCCGCGGCACAACCAGTCCGCAACTCCTTTCCGCCGGAAGAGTTCGCAGCTCGTCGCGCCCACGTCTTTGAGAAGATCGGAGACGGCATCGCCATCCTTGAAGGCACAACCGAGCGCCCCGGCGAGCAGCCCTTCCGCCAGGGAAACCAGTTCTACTACCTCACCGGCGTCAGCGAAGCTCGCGCCATCGCCCTCCTAGACGGCCGCACCAAAGAGACGACCATCTTCCTGCTTCCCCTCAAGGCATTGGACGTGGATTCGAAGTATGGTCCCGGAGCGCTCTATCCCGGGGATGATAGCGCACGCACGTCAGGCGTTACCCGGGTCCTTCCCCGCGAGGAGCTGACGGCGATGCTCGCGCCCATCGCGCGTGAGGGCCGCACCATCTACACACCCTTCCGGCCGGAGGTCCTGGGCAGCGCCTCATCGTACGACACGCTCCTCCTCACCAGGCTGAATCATGACGATCCCTGGGACGGCCGCTTCGGAAGGGAAGAGGCCTTCCGTCTCAAGCTCATGACCGCCTCCCCAAAGTCTGAGATTCGCGACCTCGATCCCATCGTCGACGAGCTCCGCGCCATCAAGAGTGAGCGCGAGATCGCCGTGCTGCGTGAGGCCACGCGCATTGCTGACCGTGGAATCCTGCGCGCCATGCACGCAGCCAAACCCGGCCTGTACGAGTATCAGCTCCAGGCAGAGTCGGAGTATGAGTTCAAGCGAGACGGTGCCTATGGACCGGCATACTTTGCGCTGGTCGCGACCGGCAAAAACACCTGGTACACCCACTATCACTACGACACCGCACAGCTCGCACCAGGTGATCTCATCCAGTACGACTACGCGCCGGACTATCGCAACTACACGTCAGATGTGACGCGGATATTTCCCGCCAGCGGCAAATTCACCGCCCACCAGCGCGAGTACTATGTCATCTATCTGCGCCTGTACCAGGCCATCATGGGCTCAATCCAGGTTCATGAATCGCCCGTCACGGTAACCCAGCGGGCAGTCGCAAAGATGGACGCAATCGTTGCGGCCTATACCTTTACAGACCCTGCGATCAAGAAGGCTGTCCTGGAGTTTGTGGATACCTTCCGCGGCAAGAAGGGCGGCTTCCTGGGCCATGCGGTCGGCATGGAGGTCCATGACGTATATGGCTCTTACAGAACGCTGGAGCCCGGCATGGTCTTCACCATTGAGCCCATGCTGCGTCTGCCGGAGGAGCACGTCGCCGTTCGTCTGGAAGACATGCTCCTCATCACACCCAGCGGCTATGAAAACCTCTCCCGCTCGGTGCCTATCGAGGTCACCGACATAGAAAAGTTCATGGCCGCTCCCTTACCCAAAGACCTGCAGTAGCGCTTACCAGCTTCCGCGCTCGCCAAAGATCTCAATGACGTGGCCCAGCCGCTCAGAGCCTTTGAGCCAGTTCTGTTGCAGCCCCGCCTCAACGCGATCGGCGTCGCCCGCCAGGATGCTCTGGATGATGGCGTCATGCTCGCCCACCGAGAGGTGCAAATCCTTGATGATGGAGCTGGCATACAGCCGCCAGTAGCGCTCCGTCTGCGGCTCGATGGCAGTATGCAGTGTCGTCAGCCGCGCGCCCGCGCCATGCTTGATAACCAGCCGGTGGAAGTCGCGGTCGAGCTCGAAGATGTCGCCCGGATGCCCGTCGCGCCCCTTGGCAATCAACTCCAACCGCTCGTTCAGCTTCTTCAACTGCGAGCAGATCGCCTTGCGCTCCGCCAGCGGAAGCACCGCGACGCCGCGGCCTGCGATGCCTTCGATCCGCCCGATGATCATGTACAGTTCGTTGGCATCTTCCTTCGTCAACGGCGCGACGATCATGCGCGACTTTTTGACGTTCCGATGCTCCAGAATGTAGCCCTCGCGCTGGAGCCAGTGAATCGCTCCGCGGACCGGGGTTCTGCTCATGTTCAGCCGCTCCGCCAGCTCGGCTTCAAGGATCCAGGTGCCGGGCGAAAGCCTGCCATGCACAATCAGTTCACGAATCTCACGGAAGGCCGTCAGGAGGCTCGTCCCATGTTCTGCTTTGGCCCGGACGGTAGGCGGCGTCCCGGTTTTAGTCGTCTTCATAAGTTAAATTCCACTCAATCCAGGGAACTCTTCCCTGTCGCAACTGTAAACGTATTTTTCCCGTTCCGCAGCCACAACTGTCCTTCGGACTCTGCCGAAGGACCTGCTGGGTATTCAGTTCGGAATCTCTCATGTAGTTCCAAGCAAGGCATAACTCAGCGAAGTGGCTCACCCGGGTTGGTTTCGCGATGAACTTTTATCCTAAAAAGTACAAATCTGTATACGGTATGCCGATTGAGTGTACGAGTGTTCACTGTCAGAATGTGGCGCTACTAACCGATAAATCTCAATTTTAGAGTAGGTAGTCTCCGTTCTCCCCCGATGTCGAAAACAGCTCCAAGCGTTACTTGAGTCTTTTTCCCGGCAACCGATCCTGTATAACGCGACAATAATCATTGACACTGAATACATAAAAGGATACAAAACTAATCAATAGAGCTCAAGAAAACTGATGACCTCTCAACACTGCAAGTGGGAAGTGGGTCCTTGTGGCCTGAGAGAACGTTTACTCGCGTTGAATTTCATGCGGCACTCCTGGAGGAAGTTATGAAACCTAGCATCGTGCGACTGGTCTGTCACACAAGTCTTTCTGCAGCCGCTCTCGCCGTTGTCCCCGCCGCCTTACTGGCTCAGTCGGGCAACCAGGGCACAGTCATCATAACGGTTCAGGATCCCCAGGGCGCCGTCATCCCCGGCACCAGCCTCGAGCTCGTGGAGCGCAGCTCCAACAGTGTTCGCAAGGCCGTTAGCGATGGAAAGGGCTTGTATACCTTCATCAACCTCAACATCGGTTCCTATAGGCTTTCCCTCTCGCATGATGGCTACCAGACCAAGGTTTACGATGACGTCCTGGTTCAGTCTTCGACCGTCACCCCGCTTACTGTCAGCCTGCCCGTGGGCGCAGTCAGTGAAACTGTGAATGTGACCAGCGAGGCTACCGCCGTCCTGCAAACAAGCTCGACGGAGATCGGTACCGTCATCAACACCACCGACATCGAGAATCTGCCCATCTCCGGTCGCAGCATCAGCGGTCTGACGCAGCTCGCCGCAGGCTTCAACGGGACCTACAACGGTCTTCCGGAAGGCACGCAGGGCACCAACATCGACGGCGCTATCGCCAACAATGGCCGTACCAAGTATCAAGGCACTATCTCCACCATGATTTCGCCCCGCATCGAATCGTTCGAGCAGGTCAGCGTCGTCACCGATGGCCTGAGCCTGGGCAACGGCTTCGGCACCGCTACCACGCAACTCAACTACGTCACCCGCCGAGGCAGCAACCAGTTCCATGGCCG
This region of Granulicella tundricola MP5ACTX9 genomic DNA includes:
- a CDS encoding aminopeptidase P N-terminal domain-containing protein, whose product is MTTRLTTLLTLLFLALAFDAAAQPVRNSFPPEEFAARRAHVFEKIGDGIAILEGTTERPGEQPFRQGNQFYYLTGVSEARAIALLDGRTKETTIFLLPLKALDVDSKYGPGALYPGDDSARTSGVTRVLPREELTAMLAPIAREGRTIYTPFRPEVLGSASSYDTLLLTRLNHDDPWDGRFGREEAFRLKLMTASPKSEIRDLDPIVDELRAIKSEREIAVLREATRIADRGILRAMHAAKPGLYEYQLQAESEYEFKRDGAYGPAYFALVATGKNTWYTHYHYDTAQLAPGDLIQYDYAPDYRNYTSDVTRIFPASGKFTAHQREYYVIYLRLYQAIMGSIQVHESPVTVTQRAVAKMDAIVAAYTFTDPAIKKAVLEFVDTFRGKKGGFLGHAVGMEVHDVYGSYRTLEPGMVFTIEPMLRLPEEHVAVRLEDMLLITPSGYENLSRSVPIEVTDIEKFMAAPLPKDLQ
- a CDS encoding GntR family transcriptional regulator — its product is MKTTKTGTPPTVRAKAEHGTSLLTAFREIRELIVHGRLSPGTWILEAELAERLNMSRTPVRGAIHWLQREGYILEHRNVKKSRMIVAPLTKEDANELYMIIGRIEGIAGRGVAVLPLAERKAICSQLKKLNERLELIAKGRDGHPGDIFELDRDFHRLVIKHGAGARLTTLHTAIEPQTERYWRLYASSIIKDLHLSVGEHDAIIQSILAGDADRVEAGLQQNWLKGSERLGHVIEIFGERGSW